Proteins co-encoded in one Candidatus Flexicrinis proximus genomic window:
- a CDS encoding CSLREA domain-containing protein — MGAAGCSGAGLRVLAGTHPASADTAYTVNTAADAVDATIGDACLTAAGKCSLRAAIQEANANPDLTVITLKEKTHKITILGMDEDAGATGDFDLSSPITIQGVTAATSIVDANFIDRAFDLHADAALTLANATVRNGFTAGQGGAIAAEVAGTSVTATNVVFQGNNSRGRAARPARSMVGHWVIQRSTFVDNLTSAGRRALFLRSGGAIFDSLFDDNSAEYGGAITTYSLDLRDRGYPF, encoded by the coding sequence GTGGGTGCCGCTGGTTGCAGTGGTGCTGGTCTTAGAGTCCTGGCGGGTACACACCCGGCCTCGGCGGATACTGCATATACGGTAAACACCGCCGCCGACGCGGTGGACGCCACTATCGGGGACGCCTGTCTCACGGCGGCCGGCAAGTGCAGCCTGCGCGCCGCGATTCAGGAGGCGAACGCCAATCCGGACCTTACCGTGATTACGCTCAAGGAGAAGACGCACAAAATCACGATCCTCGGCATGGATGAGGACGCAGGCGCGACCGGCGATTTCGATCTCAGCTCCCCGATCACCATTCAGGGCGTCACCGCGGCAACCTCCATCGTCGACGCTAATTTCATCGACCGCGCCTTTGATCTCCACGCTGACGCGGCGCTGACCCTCGCGAATGCCACGGTTCGCAACGGATTTACGGCCGGACAGGGCGGCGCGATCGCGGCGGAAGTCGCGGGGACGTCGGTCACGGCCACCAATGTGGTTTTTCAGGGCAACAATTCTCGGGGGCGGGCGGCGCGGCCAGCGCGGTCAATGGTGGGACACTGGGTGATTCAGCGCAGCACGTTCGTCGATAACCTTACTTCCGCAGGGCGGCGCGCTCTATTTCTACGATCTGGGGGTGCCATCTTCGACAGCCTGTTCGACGACAACAGCGCGGAATATGGCGGCGCGATCACGACCTACTCTCTCGACCTTCGTGATCGAGGATACCCGTTTTGA